The genomic DNA CCGCCGCTCTGTCGCACCGGGTTTTGTCTGTTCTCATGAGTTATATAGCACGCGGCAAAAATCCGCACCGTCAGCATTTCCGGCACCGTCGCACGCTGTCCGGTATTTCGACAGGTGCGGGTCATCAACGCACACGGCGGGGTGGGCACCCCGGGAGAAATAACACGGGTATGGCACGGGTCTTTCGATCGGACAGGCGAGGAAAGACGAAAGGGTATCCTATTTCGGGGCCAGAGCGGGGGTTAACGAACCGGTGCGAATCGTGGCCAGTCGGACATCGTGGTCGGAATCGCCCGGTTCGCCAGCGCGAGGCGGTTATCGTGTTCGTGTGTTCCGGCCTCGCCGGGGTCTCCGTCGCTGGCCCCCACCGAAATTGGGTTCGTTTGGTAAAAACCGGTCCCGGTGTACCAGCGCACGCCGTACCCCAACCCGACCCACGACCTCGGGGCGCCGGGACTGCCGACCGCCGGGTATAATCCCCACCACCTTGCCACGGAGGCCGCGCATGACTCCCAAACCCGCCCCCGGAACCCCCTACGACTCGATCCACGAGCCCGACCCGCCGGACCCCGCGGCCCCGCCGGCCGGCGACCCGGGCATTGACCAGTTCGTGCAGCAGATCCGGGAGACGGCCGACAAGCTCGTGAACGACCGGGCCGGCCGCGGCGACACCAAGCTGCTCGCCACCGCGCTCAAGGAACTGCGGTACTGCTTCAAGGTGTTCGCCGCGTACCGTGGGCGGCGGAAAGTGACCGTGTTCGGGTCCGCGCGGACGAAGGCCGACCACCCGGCGTTCCGGGCGGCCGTCGCGTTCGGGAAGGAGATCGCGGCCCGCGGGTACATGGTCATCACCGGAGCGGCGGCCGGGATCATGGAGGCCGGGCACGTCGGCGCCGGGCGGGACAACAGCTTCGGCCTGAACATCCTGCTGCCGTTCGAGCAGTCCGCCAACCCGGTCATCCACGGCGACCCGAAGCTGATGAACATGCGGTACTTCTTCACCCGCAAACTCATGCTCATCAAGGAGTCCGACGCGGTCGTTCTCTTCCCCGGCGGGTTCGGCACACACGACGAGGCTTGCGAAGCACTGACGCTGATTCAAACTGGGAAGACGCACCTCTTCCCGATCGTGATGATCGACGAGCCGGGCGGCACGTACTGGACGCGGTGGGACCAGTTCGTGCGGGACGAACTGCTCGCCCGGGGGTACATCTCGCCGAGCGACTTATTCCTTTACCGTGTGACCGATTCGGTCGAGGAGGCGGTGGCCGAGGTGACGGGCTTTTACCGCGTGTACCACAGCATGCGGTACGTCCGCGGGAACTTGGTCCTGCGGCTCCAGCACCGCGTCCCGCCGGCCGCCCTGGACCGCATCCGGGCGGACTTCAAGGACATCGCGGTGAGCGGGACGTTCGAGCAGACGGACATGCTCCCGCCCGAGGCGAACGAGCCGACCCTCGCCCACCTGCCGCGGCTCGTGTTCCGATTCGACCGGCACAACCACGGCCGCCTGCGGCAACTCATCGACTTCATCAACCGGGAAGGGTAAGAACCAGAAGATTTAGCCACAGAGGTCACAGAGGACACAGAGGGAAGAGAGAAAAGCCAAGGGAAGAGATAGAGGAAAATAAGGCACGTGCTGATGGCGGTCGCGCTGGATTTGGTGCCGTTCTTTTCTCTCTCCCCTCTGTGTCCTCTGTGGCTAACTTCTGGTTCACAATTCTCGCTTGTTACCAACGAGTTACCCGGCTTTGTCGTCTACTCGGGTAGACTGCGCGGCGGCGGGGTAAGGTGGCCCCGCCGCGGTTCTCTCACCCGGGGCA from Fimbriiglobus ruber includes the following:
- a CDS encoding LOG family protein, which gives rise to MTPKPAPGTPYDSIHEPDPPDPAAPPAGDPGIDQFVQQIRETADKLVNDRAGRGDTKLLATALKELRYCFKVFAAYRGRRKVTVFGSARTKADHPAFRAAVAFGKEIAARGYMVITGAAAGIMEAGHVGAGRDNSFGLNILLPFEQSANPVIHGDPKLMNMRYFFTRKLMLIKESDAVVLFPGGFGTHDEACEALTLIQTGKTHLFPIVMIDEPGGTYWTRWDQFVRDELLARGYISPSDLFLYRVTDSVEEAVAEVTGFYRVYHSMRYVRGNLVLRLQHRVPPAALDRIRADFKDIAVSGTFEQTDMLPPEANEPTLAHLPRLVFRFDRHNHGRLRQLIDFINREG